One stretch of Novosphingobium pentaromativorans US6-1 DNA includes these proteins:
- the fliN gene encoding flagellar motor switch protein FliN → MSIHPRGFDFLRDVDVRLSVELGRTEMKLKDILALGPESVVVLDRMSDELLDVLVNGKPIAKGEVVSHNGRFGLRIVEMVGVEETADENAIPLPGGAQG, encoded by the coding sequence ATGAGCATTCATCCCCGCGGTTTCGATTTTCTTCGCGACGTCGACGTCCGGCTCTCGGTCGAGCTGGGCCGCACCGAAATGAAGCTGAAGGACATCCTCGCCCTCGGCCCGGAAAGCGTCGTCGTCCTCGACCGCATGTCGGACGAGCTGCTTGACGTCCTGGTCAACGGCAAGCCGATCGCCAAGGGCGAAGTCGTCTCGCACAACGGCCGCTTCGGCCTGCGCATCGTCGAGATGGTCGGCGTCGAGGAAACAGCCGACGAAAATGCCATCCCGCTTCCCGGCGGCGCGCAGGGCTGA
- the fliQ gene encoding flagellar biosynthesis protein FliQ: MEDITNLLSLADKMLWVTALVAAPVLIASLVVGLAVGVVQAATSVNEQTLTFVPKLAITALVLVLFGGSMMTLIGDFTQEIFAQIANISQAERVLP, from the coding sequence ATGGAAGACATCACCAACCTGCTCAGCCTGGCCGACAAGATGCTCTGGGTGACGGCGCTCGTCGCCGCCCCGGTGCTGATTGCCTCGCTGGTCGTCGGCCTCGCGGTCGGCGTCGTCCAGGCTGCCACGTCGGTCAACGAGCAGACCCTGACCTTCGTCCCCAAGCTGGCCATCACCGCATTGGTGCTGGTTCTCTTCGGCGGCTCGATGATGACGCTGATCGGCGACTTCACCCAGGAGATCTTCGCCCAGATCGCGAACATCTCGCAGGCGGAGCGCGTCCTGCCGTGA
- a CDS encoding Crp/Fnr family transcriptional regulator — MPQLSDLDRHLPAPLAEAVAPLARLAQFKAGQTVMGHQDETSDVFVILEGTLRIELLSQNGREITLSDAGPGALVGEFAALDDQPRSATVMATTKASLARIPGAAFREAAFAHPESAEWLTRRLVRMLRQLNERIFELNALAVRSRLHCELLRFCLDTGFKGNEATITPSPTHAELANRIGTHREAVTRELRYLAEQGITSSSGRKLIVCDIARLAEIVRAAAGDVELIQRANQAGIGRGTT; from the coding sequence ATGCCGCAATTGTCCGATCTGGACCGTCACCTTCCCGCGCCACTTGCCGAAGCCGTTGCGCCGCTTGCACGCCTGGCGCAGTTCAAGGCCGGGCAGACGGTCATGGGCCACCAGGACGAGACGAGCGACGTCTTCGTCATCCTCGAAGGCACGCTGCGGATTGAACTGCTCTCGCAGAACGGACGCGAGATCACGCTCAGCGATGCCGGTCCGGGCGCACTCGTGGGGGAATTCGCCGCGCTTGACGACCAGCCGCGCTCGGCAACGGTCATGGCCACTACCAAGGCAAGTCTGGCGCGTATTCCCGGGGCGGCCTTTCGCGAAGCCGCGTTCGCGCATCCGGAATCGGCGGAGTGGCTGACCCGCCGCCTCGTGCGCATGCTGCGCCAGCTCAACGAGCGGATCTTCGAGCTCAATGCCCTTGCCGTGCGCAGCCGCCTGCACTGCGAACTGCTGCGCTTCTGCCTCGATACCGGCTTTAAGGGTAACGAGGCGACGATCACGCCTTCGCCCACTCATGCCGAGCTGGCCAACCGCATCGGCACACACCGCGAGGCAGTGACCCGCGAACTGCGCTACCTTGCCGAACAGGGCATCACATCCAGTTCCGGGCGCAAGCTGATCGTCTGCGACATTGCCCGACTGGCGGAAATCGTGCGCGCCGCTGCCGGGGACGTCGAACTGATCCAGCGGGCCAACCAGGCCGGAATCGGCCGCGGCACGACCTGA
- a CDS encoding metal/formaldehyde-sensitive transcriptional repressor → MGHLSANNDALVLRVRRLVGQLQAVERALVGGEDCTKTLHLAAAVRGALNGLIDELIEAHMKEHVAAPQLSQEEREAGAEALLAAIRRYAK, encoded by the coding sequence ATGGGACACCTCTCCGCCAACAACGACGCCCTTGTCTTGCGCGTGCGCCGGCTCGTCGGTCAGCTCCAGGCCGTGGAGCGCGCGCTGGTCGGTGGCGAGGACTGTACCAAGACCCTGCATCTGGCCGCCGCCGTGCGCGGCGCGCTGAACGGTCTCATCGACGAACTGATCGAGGCGCACATGAAGGAACATGTCGCCGCGCCCCAACTCTCGCAGGAAGAGCGCGAAGCCGGGGCCGAGGCCCTGCTGGCGGCGATCCGGCGCTACGCGAAATAG
- a CDS encoding flagellar biosynthetic protein FliO, with protein MLWYILKLIILLPLIGFIAWGCLKLAKKMQEKAGIGGGSKSIRIVETTMLSPTLKLAVIEFHGREILVSASRGGLTRLAEAPARPRTAESLPE; from the coding sequence ATGCTGTGGTACATCCTCAAGCTTATCATCCTGCTGCCACTGATCGGTTTCATCGCCTGGGGCTGCCTCAAGCTGGCGAAGAAGATGCAGGAAAAGGCCGGAATCGGCGGCGGTTCGAAGTCGATCCGCATCGTCGAGACCACCATGCTCTCGCCCACGCTCAAGCTTGCGGTGATCGAATTCCACGGCCGCGAGATCCTCGTCTCGGCCTCGCGCGGCGGCCTCACCCGCCTGGCCGAAGCACCGGCGCGTCCCCGCACTGCGGAAAGCCTGCCCGAATGA
- a CDS encoding EscU/YscU/HrcU family type III secretion system export apparatus switch protein, with protein MSEQSGEKSFAPTEKRKRDAAQKGDVLRSRELATAGAVTVGAVWMLAAGPWVLERLSETLRAGFVWDRAAIDDFEPGQLIVSAAISALPPVFLLGLAIIAVSLISQLGFGEGRWIGGNMAPKASRINPMSGLKRMFGPNGWIEMGKGIAKVGLLGTIAWFWADGRLETIAKLGRGDLFGQLSYAWHGVIILLFWLAGGLFVIALVDVPVQMVRRLSRLKMTLQEMRDENKESEGSPEKKAAIRNAQRKIAMGGLIPAMKEAQFVITNPTHFSIALTYDPDKAHAPIVLAKGRGDKALAMRELAAEYQLPVLEYPALARSVFYTTRERQVIREEHYAAVAAILAFVMSLKRGEKRVRPEVSVPVTLRFDANGNLDPASVH; from the coding sequence ATGAGCGAACAGAGCGGCGAAAAGAGCTTTGCGCCAACAGAGAAGCGCAAACGCGACGCAGCCCAGAAGGGCGACGTCCTTCGCTCGCGCGAACTCGCCACGGCTGGCGCCGTCACCGTGGGTGCGGTGTGGATGCTGGCCGCCGGTCCCTGGGTCCTGGAACGGCTGAGTGAAACGCTGCGGGCCGGTTTCGTCTGGGACCGCGCCGCGATCGACGATTTCGAGCCCGGCCAGCTGATCGTTTCGGCGGCCATCTCCGCCCTGCCGCCCGTATTCCTGCTGGGCCTGGCGATCATCGCGGTTTCGCTGATCTCGCAGCTCGGCTTCGGCGAGGGTCGCTGGATCGGCGGCAACATGGCGCCCAAGGCCTCGCGCATCAATCCGATGTCGGGCCTCAAGCGCATGTTCGGCCCGAACGGCTGGATCGAGATGGGCAAGGGCATCGCCAAGGTCGGCCTGCTCGGCACGATCGCGTGGTTCTGGGCCGACGGCCGTCTCGAAACCATCGCCAAGCTCGGCCGCGGCGACCTGTTCGGGCAGCTTTCCTATGCCTGGCACGGCGTCATCATTCTGCTGTTCTGGCTTGCCGGCGGTCTCTTCGTGATCGCGCTGGTCGACGTGCCGGTGCAGATGGTCCGCCGCCTCTCGCGCCTGAAGATGACGCTTCAGGAGATGCGCGACGAGAACAAGGAAAGCGAAGGCTCGCCCGAGAAGAAAGCCGCGATCAGGAACGCCCAGCGCAAGATCGCGATGGGCGGCCTGATCCCGGCCATGAAGGAGGCGCAATTCGTCATCACCAACCCGACGCACTTCTCCATCGCGCTCACTTACGATCCGGACAAGGCCCATGCCCCGATCGTGCTGGCCAAGGGCCGCGGCGACAAGGCGCTCGCCATGCGCGAACTGGCCGCCGAGTACCAATTGCCGGTCCTCGAGTATCCCGCACTTGCCCGTTCGGTGTTCTACACCACCCGCGAACGCCAGGTGATCCGCGAGGAGCACTATGCCGCGGTCGCCGCGATCCTTGCCTTCGTCATGTCGCTCAAGCGCGGCGAAAAGCGCGTTCGCCCCGAAGTGTCGGTGCCGGTCACGCTGCGCTTCGACGCCAACGGCAATCTCGACCCGGCTTCGGTGCACTGA
- a CDS encoding FliM/FliN family flagellar motor switch protein: MKARHCKELLGTGPSIGELVPALSLIGERLARALASGLARLSGGDAPVVRVGMPLDGTLGSIQSELEGLASHTLLAVGAESRPMLAVFEAAPVFRLVDRAFGGRGDVPDPLPDTFPLSAELLIARIEGTVADALSIAFGGEAKHTVRTVRRETSLRQLAPFDRNEELLLLSLEVEETGCEPWSMLLAFPQTTLSALVTVPRHPRKARMMQAAPDPASEPFASMPLQVKAVLVDMTMGFSRLSSLKPGDILPVAVARSVPLKVGDRTVANGTIGELDDRVAVQVSHAF; encoded by the coding sequence ATGAAAGCCCGCCACTGCAAGGAACTGCTGGGGACCGGTCCGTCGATCGGCGAGCTCGTCCCGGCTCTCTCGCTGATCGGCGAGCGGCTTGCGCGGGCGCTCGCCTCGGGCCTTGCCCGCCTCTCGGGCGGCGATGCCCCGGTCGTGCGCGTCGGCATGCCGCTCGACGGCACGCTGGGCTCCATCCAGTCGGAACTGGAAGGCCTTGCCTCGCACACGCTCCTTGCGGTGGGTGCGGAATCCCGGCCGATGCTGGCCGTCTTCGAGGCCGCGCCGGTCTTCCGCCTCGTCGACCGTGCCTTCGGCGGACGCGGCGACGTGCCGGACCCGCTGCCCGATACCTTCCCGCTTTCTGCCGAACTGCTGATCGCGCGCATCGAGGGCACCGTTGCCGATGCGCTCTCGATCGCTTTTGGCGGCGAAGCGAAGCACACGGTGCGCACCGTGCGCCGCGAGACCAGCCTGCGCCAGCTTGCACCGTTCGACCGCAACGAGGAGCTGCTGCTCCTTTCGCTCGAAGTCGAGGAAACCGGCTGCGAGCCCTGGTCGATGCTGCTCGCTTTCCCGCAGACGACGCTTTCGGCGCTCGTCACCGTGCCGCGCCACCCGCGCAAGGCGCGCATGATGCAGGCCGCGCCCGATCCGGCGTCGGAGCCCTTCGCTTCGATGCCGCTGCAGGTGAAGGCCGTCCTCGTCGACATGACGATGGGCTTTTCGCGTCTGTCCAGCCTCAAGCCCGGCGACATCCTGCCGGTGGCAGTGGCGCGCAGCGTTCCTCTCAAGGTGGGCGACCGGACCGTCGCCAACGGTACTATCGGTGAACTCGACGATCGCGTCGCGGTTCAGGTTTCCCACGCATTCTGA
- a CDS encoding aminotransferase class I/II-fold pyridoxal phosphate-dependent enzyme, whose amino-acid sequence MVAKVEPFHAMSIGRLAYELAEGGRDVIHMEYGQPSTGAPAAAIAKAHEVLDSEPGGYWENIALLERIARHYDEAYGVKLDREQVILTCGASPAFVLALTSLFEPGARVALARPGYVAYRNTLKTLYLEPVEVACGPTERYQITAAALDALDPVPDGLIVASPANPTGTIIAPEELAAIAKVCRRKGIRIVSDEIYHGLSYTQAAQSMLQYAPDAVVVNSFSKYYSMAGWRLGWLLVPPDLVDAARARMSNLFLTPSVLAQHAGLVAFDCREELAGHVEVYARNRELLLAALPRLGLQKIAPPDGAFYIYADVSHLTDDCLALCQQLLRDTGVATAPGIDFDPVDGHRFMRFSFAVSTALVEEAIERMVPWFEERAHTANAKTTAR is encoded by the coding sequence ATGGTTGCAAAAGTCGAACCCTTTCACGCCATGTCGATCGGCCGTCTCGCCTACGAGCTTGCCGAAGGCGGCCGCGACGTCATCCACATGGAATACGGGCAGCCTTCCACCGGCGCACCGGCCGCGGCCATCGCAAAGGCGCACGAAGTGCTCGACAGCGAGCCCGGCGGATACTGGGAAAACATCGCCCTGCTTGAGCGCATCGCCCGCCATTACGACGAGGCCTATGGCGTCAAGCTGGACCGGGAGCAGGTGATCCTGACCTGCGGAGCTTCTCCTGCCTTCGTCCTGGCGCTCACCAGCCTGTTCGAGCCTGGCGCGCGTGTCGCCCTCGCGAGGCCGGGATACGTTGCCTACCGCAATACCCTGAAGACGCTCTATCTGGAGCCGGTCGAAGTCGCCTGCGGGCCGACCGAGCGCTACCAGATCACGGCAGCCGCGCTCGATGCCCTGGACCCTGTGCCGGATGGCCTGATCGTCGCCAGCCCGGCCAATCCGACCGGCACGATCATTGCGCCCGAGGAACTTGCGGCAATAGCAAAAGTCTGTCGCCGCAAGGGCATCCGGATCGTTTCGGACGAGATCTATCACGGTCTGAGCTACACCCAGGCCGCGCAGTCGATGCTGCAATATGCGCCCGATGCCGTGGTCGTGAACAGCTTCTCCAAGTACTACTCGATGGCCGGATGGCGCCTCGGCTGGCTGCTCGTTCCGCCCGATCTGGTCGATGCGGCGCGCGCGCGCATGTCCAACCTGTTCCTGACGCCCTCGGTCCTCGCCCAGCATGCAGGGCTGGTCGCCTTCGACTGCCGGGAGGAACTGGCAGGCCATGTCGAGGTCTATGCCCGTAACCGTGAGCTGCTCTTGGCCGCGCTGCCGCGCCTGGGATTGCAAAAGATCGCACCTCCCGATGGGGCTTTCTACATCTATGCCGATGTCAGCCACCTGACTGACGATTGCCTGGCCCTTTGCCAGCAACTGCTCCGCGATACCGGCGTCGCGACGGCGCCGGGCATCGATTTCGATCCGGTCGACGGGCACCGCTTCATGCGCTTCAGTTTCGCTGTGTCCACTGCGCTGGTCGAGGAAGCGATCGAACGCATGGTGCCTTGGTTCGAAGAGCGCGCCCACACTGCCAACGCCAAAACGACTGCACGCTGA
- a CDS encoding response regulator transcription factor, with protein sequence MERISNLILIDGDTRRRAAISHALATNQIHVEPFENISELGAAWPSSGVVLLHEQAGAISSLIEQMARHGEWFPIIAFSEYPSPPRIVQAVLDGAIDYVGWPITAEELNASLQRAIRRTDAFGHAKLREVMARARIDRLSRREREVLGGVASGLSNRLIGERLSISPRTVEIHRANMLTKLGASHTSDAIRIAIEAALIK encoded by the coding sequence GTGGAACGCATTTCCAACCTGATCCTGATAGACGGCGATACCCGCCGGCGTGCCGCGATCAGCCATGCCCTTGCGACGAACCAGATTCATGTCGAGCCTTTCGAAAACATTTCCGAACTCGGCGCGGCCTGGCCCAGCTCAGGTGTCGTCCTGCTGCATGAGCAGGCCGGGGCGATTTCCAGCCTGATCGAACAGATGGCCAGGCACGGCGAATGGTTTCCCATTATCGCCTTCAGCGAATATCCCTCACCGCCGCGCATCGTGCAGGCCGTACTCGACGGGGCGATCGACTATGTCGGCTGGCCGATCACGGCAGAGGAACTGAACGCCTCGCTCCAGCGCGCGATCCGCCGCACGGACGCCTTCGGCCACGCCAAGCTGCGCGAAGTTATGGCCCGGGCCCGGATCGACCGGCTCAGCCGCCGCGAAAGGGAAGTGTTGGGCGGCGTGGCAAGCGGCCTGTCCAACCGGCTGATAGGTGAAAGGCTCTCGATCAGTCCGCGCACGGTTGAGATTCACCGCGCCAACATGCTTACAAAACTCGGGGCCAGCCATACCTCGGACGCCATTCGCATTGCGATCGAGGCGGCCCTGATCAAGTGA
- the fliS gene encoding flagellar export chaperone FliS, with protein sequence MLAHRSPHEAYRRVDFDARVKGASPTELVHLCYEHLVSALGTAIHADRIGDNSLKSRSMTRALTAVTALQLGVSGENEMAAALNHLYESARRTILDNAVAFDPRTVDTLRTDFMEIGQALQAG encoded by the coding sequence ATGCTGGCGCACCGATCCCCTCACGAAGCCTACCGCCGGGTCGATTTCGACGCCCGCGTCAAGGGCGCCAGCCCGACCGAACTCGTCCACTTGTGCTACGAACATCTCGTCAGCGCGCTGGGCACCGCGATCCATGCGGATCGCATCGGCGACAACAGCCTCAAGAGCCGGTCGATGACCCGCGCGCTCACCGCAGTCACGGCACTGCAGCTGGGCGTCTCGGGCGAGAACGAAATGGCAGCGGCGCTCAATCACCTTTACGAATCGGCACGCCGCACGATTCTCGACAATGCAGTGGCCTTCGATCCGCGCACGGTCGACACGCTGCGCACCGACTTCATGGAGATCGGCCAGGCCCTCCAGGCCGGCTGA
- the dmeF gene encoding CDF family Co(II)/Ni(II) efflux transporter DmeF: MASQPEIDHFIHDHDFLGASHDANARRTLWVVALTAVMMAGEIVAGYLTGSMALLADGFHMATHAGALSVAAMAYAYAKRHKRNPAFSFGTGKVGDLAGFASALVLAMFALGIGFESFMRLLSPVRVAFGEATVIAIIGLAVNVVSALLLSGHHHHGHDHHHGHHHGHHHGHDHDHGHRQGHHHGHGHGDNNLRSAYMHVLADALTSVLAIAALLSGRYLGWVWLDPVMGLVGALVIARWSWTLMRDTASVLLDRTDDHVAAEVRELLEAPGDAVICDLHVWRVGPEAHAAIVGVSVHEERVDTAELRRRLRPVHELQHITIERY; the protein is encoded by the coding sequence ATGGCGAGCCAGCCTGAAATAGACCACTTCATCCACGACCACGATTTCCTTGGCGCGTCGCACGATGCCAATGCGCGCCGCACGCTATGGGTCGTGGCCCTGACCGCCGTCATGATGGCGGGCGAGATCGTGGCCGGATATCTGACCGGATCGATGGCCCTGCTTGCGGACGGTTTTCACATGGCGACCCACGCCGGCGCGCTGAGCGTTGCGGCGATGGCCTATGCCTATGCCAAACGGCACAAGCGCAACCCGGCTTTCAGCTTCGGGACCGGAAAGGTGGGCGATCTGGCCGGCTTCGCATCGGCGCTGGTGCTGGCCATGTTTGCACTGGGTATCGGTTTCGAATCCTTCATGCGCTTGCTTAGCCCGGTACGCGTTGCCTTCGGCGAAGCGACCGTGATCGCGATCATCGGCCTGGCCGTGAACGTCGTCAGTGCCCTGCTGCTTTCGGGCCATCACCATCATGGCCACGATCATCACCACGGGCATCACCACGGGCACCACCATGGGCACGATCACGACCACGGGCATCGTCAGGGGCATCATCATGGCCACGGGCACGGGGACAACAATCTGCGTTCGGCCTATATGCACGTCCTTGCCGATGCGCTGACTTCGGTGCTTGCCATCGCCGCCTTGCTGTCCGGGCGCTATCTCGGTTGGGTCTGGCTCGATCCGGTTATGGGCCTCGTCGGCGCGCTGGTGATCGCCCGCTGGTCCTGGACGCTCATGCGCGACACCGCCTCCGTCCTGCTGGATCGTACCGATGACCATGTTGCGGCAGAAGTGCGCGAACTGTTGGAGGCTCCGGGCGATGCGGTGATCTGCGACCTGCATGTCTGGCGCGTCGGACCCGAGGCCCACGCTGCCATCGTCGGTGTCTCCGTTCACGAGGAACGGGTCGATACCGCGGAACTGCGCCGGCGCCTGCGGCCGGTTCACGAATTGCAGCACATCACCATCGAGCGGTACTGA
- the fliD gene encoding flagellar filament capping protein FliD: MVDSTSSTSSATSSLISSLGAGSGIDFAGLAASLSAAQFAAHSDQLAAKSEKLDAKISAASNIKSMLLNLDTSFGTLVRSGDLARTPVVANGAVASASLTGTSQPTGTFSLEVTQLASGQRIASNAYSAATDTVGSGTLTLRFGAVSGGTFTEDTGHASVDIAIAAGSTLSQVASAINGANAGVTAYVANTVSGAQLVLRGPEGESNGFVLEATEDAADPGLSNLAWNPGSANGQLLATAQDAKYNVDGLAMTSSSNTISEAIPGVKLTLGTTNVGAPTNVTFNDPTDVIESAMQDFTSALNELMSELNAATAIGGDLANDGGARALKRSLSQLAGTTVMPNATGVAKTLADLGLKTERDGTFSLDTERFKATMEADQDGVVAMFTNGIYGVYATFDAIYRKASSTSDPGSLGGSISRYSKQLTEVTEDQSDLVVKQEELRARMVARFAKTETRISSSQSTLSFLQSQIDIWNNSGNN; the protein is encoded by the coding sequence ATGGTAGACAGCACATCCTCGACCAGTTCGGCGACGTCATCGCTGATTTCGTCCCTCGGCGCAGGGAGCGGGATCGACTTTGCCGGACTCGCCGCAAGCCTGTCGGCCGCGCAGTTCGCCGCGCACAGCGATCAGCTCGCTGCCAAGTCGGAGAAGCTCGACGCCAAGATCTCGGCGGCTTCGAACATCAAGTCGATGCTGCTCAACCTCGACACCTCGTTCGGTACGCTCGTGCGTTCGGGCGACCTGGCCCGCACCCCGGTCGTGGCCAACGGCGCGGTGGCCTCGGCCTCGCTGACCGGCACGAGCCAGCCGACCGGCACGTTCTCGCTTGAAGTCACGCAGCTCGCCTCGGGCCAGCGGATCGCCTCGAACGCCTACAGCGCGGCGACCGACACGGTCGGTTCGGGCACACTGACCCTGCGCTTCGGCGCGGTTTCGGGTGGAACCTTCACTGAAGACACCGGCCACGCCTCGGTCGACATCGCGATAGCCGCAGGCTCGACGCTGTCGCAGGTGGCCTCGGCCATCAACGGCGCCAATGCCGGCGTCACCGCCTATGTCGCCAACACCGTCAGCGGCGCGCAGCTCGTCCTGCGCGGTCCGGAAGGCGAATCCAACGGCTTCGTTCTCGAGGCGACCGAGGATGCCGCAGACCCCGGCTTGTCCAACCTGGCCTGGAATCCCGGCTCGGCGAACGGCCAGCTCCTGGCGACGGCGCAGGACGCCAAGTACAACGTCGACGGTCTGGCAATGACCTCGAGCTCGAACACGATTTCCGAAGCCATTCCGGGCGTGAAGCTGACGCTGGGCACGACCAATGTCGGCGCGCCGACGAACGTGACTTTCAACGATCCCACCGATGTCATCGAATCGGCGATGCAGGACTTCACCAGCGCGCTCAACGAACTGATGTCGGAACTGAACGCGGCGACGGCAATCGGTGGGGACCTGGCCAACGACGGCGGCGCCCGGGCGCTGAAGCGTTCGCTCTCGCAGCTCGCCGGCACCACCGTGATGCCCAATGCGACCGGCGTGGCCAAGACCCTGGCCGACCTCGGCCTCAAGACCGAGCGCGACGGCACTTTTTCGCTAGATACCGAACGCTTCAAGGCGACGATGGAAGCCGACCAGGACGGCGTCGTCGCGATGTTCACCAACGGCATCTACGGCGTCTACGCGACCTTCGACGCGATCTACCGCAAGGCCAGCAGCACAAGCGATCCCGGTTCGCTGGGCGGCTCGATCTCGCGCTATTCCAAGCAGCTGACCGAAGTGACCGAGGACCAGTCGGACCTCGTCGTGAAGCAGGAGGAGCTTCGCGCACGCATGGTCGCCCGCTTCGCCAAGACCGAGACGCGGATCAGCTCCTCGCAGTCCACCCTCTCGTTCCTCCAGAGCCAGATCGACATCTGGAACAACTCGGGCAACAACTGA
- the fliR gene encoding flagellar biosynthetic protein FliR, giving the protein MNLDFGFGALEQDFWRLLFVMTRIGAALVAAPLFGTASVPPQLRVVAAGAIAVLVCAWTDVQAPAALFSLAGMVSVAGEVLIGLSLGFILQVAFAAPVLAAEIIGGSMGMSMATAVDPNSGAQSPALGQYFSVVITLVFLALGAHLQWFSLVIESYKSFPPGHTWLGAERLSEIAGFASYMFVTAVTIALPVSLILLIVQMVTGVLSRSAPALNLFALGLPAGVLAGIAALLISAPVLTDLVTRISADAIGATSDLLKP; this is encoded by the coding sequence ATGAACCTGGACTTCGGTTTCGGCGCGCTTGAACAGGATTTCTGGCGGCTGCTCTTCGTGATGACCCGCATCGGCGCGGCGCTTGTTGCCGCCCCGCTGTTCGGGACCGCGAGCGTGCCACCCCAGCTTCGCGTCGTCGCAGCCGGAGCCATTGCCGTTCTCGTCTGCGCCTGGACCGACGTCCAGGCTCCCGCAGCGCTGTTCTCGCTGGCAGGGATGGTATCGGTTGCCGGTGAGGTCCTCATCGGCCTCTCGCTCGGCTTCATCCTGCAGGTCGCCTTTGCCGCCCCTGTCCTTGCCGCGGAAATCATCGGCGGCTCGATGGGCATGAGCATGGCCACCGCGGTCGATCCCAACTCGGGTGCGCAGTCGCCCGCTCTCGGCCAGTACTTCTCGGTGGTCATCACCCTCGTCTTCCTTGCCCTTGGCGCCCACCTGCAGTGGTTCTCGCTGGTAATCGAGAGCTACAAGAGCTTCCCCCCGGGCCACACCTGGCTCGGTGCAGAGCGCCTGTCCGAAATCGCCGGTTTCGCCAGCTACATGTTCGTAACCGCCGTCACCATCGCCCTGCCGGTCAGCCTGATCCTGCTGATCGTCCAGATGGTCACCGGCGTCCTCAGCCGCTCGGCACCTGCGCTCAACCTCTTCGCGCTGGGCCTGCCTGCCGGCGTTCTGGCCGGCATTGCCGCCCTGCTGATTTCCGCCCCGGTCCTCACCGACCTCGTCACCCGCATTTCCGCCGATGCCATCGGCGCCACTTCGGACCTGTTGAAGCCATGA
- the fliP gene encoding flagellar type III secretion system pore protein FliP (The bacterial flagellar biogenesis protein FliP forms a type III secretion system (T3SS)-type pore required for flagellar assembly.): protein MKRIVSLIAALPALLLPAVAFAQVQAQSLPAAAPASDSAIPGALDRAFGAMGGTEGPGMSLSLQLLLIMGLLTILPSLILMMTSFTRILVVLAILRQALGLQQSPPNQVLIGLSLFLSLFVMAPTLERVNANAIAPYSAGTINAEQAIANGGKEFHAFMIRQTRERDLTMFAEMANAPRFAKPADVPFSILLPAFVTSELKTAFQIGFMLFLPFLVIDLVVSSVLMSLGMMMMSPMVVSLPFKLLLFVMVDGWALLMGSLASSFG from the coding sequence ATGAAGCGCATCGTTTCCCTGATCGCCGCACTGCCGGCGCTGCTGCTTCCCGCGGTGGCCTTCGCGCAGGTCCAGGCCCAGTCGCTTCCGGCGGCGGCGCCTGCATCGGACTCGGCGATCCCCGGCGCGCTCGACCGCGCCTTCGGGGCAATGGGCGGCACCGAGGGTCCGGGCATGAGCCTTTCGCTGCAGCTGCTCCTGATCATGGGGCTGCTGACGATCCTGCCCAGCCTGATCCTGATGATGACCAGCTTCACCCGCATCCTGGTGGTGCTGGCGATCCTGCGTCAGGCGCTGGGCCTGCAGCAATCGCCGCCCAATCAGGTGCTGATCGGCCTGTCGCTGTTCCTTTCGCTGTTCGTCATGGCGCCCACGCTCGAACGCGTGAACGCCAATGCCATCGCCCCCTATTCCGCCGGCACCATCAATGCCGAGCAGGCGATTGCCAACGGCGGCAAGGAATTCCACGCCTTCATGATCCGCCAGACGCGTGAGCGCGACCTGACGATGTTCGCCGAGATGGCCAATGCACCGCGTTTCGCGAAGCCGGCCGACGTGCCCTTCTCGATCCTGCTGCCCGCCTTCGTCACCAGCGAACTGAAGACCGCCTTCCAGATCGGCTTCATGCTGTTCCTGCCGTTCCTCGTGATAGACCTCGTCGTCTCCTCCGTCCTCATGTCGCTGGGCATGATGATGATGAGCCCGATGGTCGTTTCGCTGCCTTTCAAGCTGCTGCTCTTCGTCATGGTCGACGGCTGGGCGCTGCTGATGGGCTCGCTGGCCTCCAGCTTCGGGTAG